From one Halothece sp. PCC 7418 genomic stretch:
- the rpmI gene encoding 50S ribosomal protein L35, producing MPKLKTNRAAAKRFRTTGSGKIRRRKAFKNHLLQPKTTKRKRTLSKLTIVNERDEDNVRQMLPYLK from the coding sequence ATGCCAAAGCTCAAAACCAACCGTGCAGCAGCAAAGCGGTTTCGCACCACTGGAAGTGGTAAAATCCGTCGTCGCAAAGCCTTTAAAAACCACCTCCTACAACCAAAAACGACCAAGCGCAAGCGGACATTATCAAAATTAACCATTGTTAATGAAAGAGACGAGGACAACGTTCGTCAAATGTTGCCTTATTTGAAGTAA
- the rplT gene encoding 50S ribosomal protein L20 produces MSRVKKGNVSQKRHKKILKLAKGFRGAHSKLFRTANQQVMKALRHSYRDRRRRKRDFRRLWIARINAAARQNGMSYSQLTGQLKKADIQLNRKMLANLAMLDPEAFAKVVETAKQA; encoded by the coding sequence ATGTCACGAGTAAAAAAGGGGAATGTCTCCCAGAAACGACATAAGAAAATTCTAAAGTTAGCCAAAGGATTTAGAGGCGCACATTCTAAACTTTTCCGCACCGCGAATCAGCAGGTCATGAAAGCCCTGCGCCATTCCTATCGCGATCGTCGTCGTCGCAAGCGTGATTTTCGTCGCTTATGGATTGCGCGGATTAATGCTGCGGCGAGACAAAACGGAATGAGTTATTCTCAACTGACAGGTCAACTGAAAAAAGCAGACATTCAACTCAATCGTAAAATGTTAGCAAACTTAGCAATGCTCGATCCTGAAGCATTTGCAAAAGTTGTGGAAACAGCTAAGCAAGCCTAA